One genomic region from Alteromonas pelagimontana encodes:
- a CDS encoding alpha/beta hydrolase: MSTPVELYPDPIPGAIESDNQEFFSRAEPGDKFVASVNQPKLTVYQPSAAKRNGVAVLILPGGGYFGVAIDKEGYAIAERFAKAGVTAFVLKYRMPMDSTMKDKATGPLQDAQQALAVIRQNSEKWGVDADKVGIMGFSAGGHLASTVATHFKKPVMPGLSKKLVRPDFQVLIYPVISMEAGITHQGSRELLLGKAPNGQQVNDFSNEKQVTANTPQAFIVHANDDKSVPVANSLRYHAALVEKRVPVQLLLLPEGGHGFGMTNNFDWFQTLEMWLHSRGIIPDNASASDNSY, from the coding sequence CTTTACCCCGACCCTATTCCCGGTGCTATTGAGTCAGATAATCAGGAGTTTTTCTCAAGAGCAGAGCCGGGCGATAAATTTGTGGCCTCAGTAAACCAGCCCAAGCTTACTGTGTATCAGCCCTCTGCAGCCAAGCGCAACGGTGTAGCTGTGCTTATTCTTCCAGGCGGCGGATACTTTGGTGTAGCCATAGATAAAGAAGGCTACGCCATTGCCGAGCGCTTTGCTAAAGCTGGCGTAACAGCCTTTGTCTTAAAATATCGAATGCCCATGGATAGCACCATGAAAGATAAAGCCACAGGTCCGCTTCAGGATGCTCAACAGGCATTAGCAGTAATTCGACAAAACAGCGAAAAGTGGGGAGTCGATGCTGATAAAGTCGGGATCATGGGCTTTTCTGCTGGTGGACATCTAGCTTCTACTGTCGCTACCCATTTTAAAAAACCTGTGATGCCAGGCTTGAGTAAAAAGCTAGTAAGGCCGGATTTTCAGGTGCTAATTTATCCGGTTATTTCTATGGAAGCAGGCATTACTCACCAAGGCTCCAGAGAATTGTTGCTGGGAAAAGCGCCTAACGGCCAACAAGTCAATGACTTTTCGAATGAAAAGCAGGTTACGGCAAATACGCCGCAAGCCTTTATTGTGCATGCTAATGATGATAAAAGCGTTCCTGTGGCCAATTCGTTGCGTTATCACGCAGCGCTGGTAGAAAAGCGCGTTCCTGTGCAGTTGCTGCTGTTACCCGAAGGCGGTCACGGCTTTGGCATGACCAATAACTTTGACTGGTTTCAGACTCTGGAAATGTGGTTACACAGCCGAGGCATTATTCCAGACAATGCCTCAGCCAGCGACAACTCATACTAA
- a CDS encoding Gfo/Idh/MocA family protein, translated as MNTLSRRQFVQLMATGAALGILPKVYGESGPTKKIGVALLGLGNYSENLLAPALQATKYCELRGIVTGSPEKIPRWQSRYDIKDKNVYTYDTMDELANNDDIDVVYVVTPPSTHKDFSVKAANTGKHVWCEKPMAMDEAECQAIIDACNKNNVKLAIGYRMQHEPNTRRFAQYAKSMPYGPFESVSSFAGHGGNGLPADNWRMQKEMGGGALYDMGVYAINGARFLTKMEPVAVTGRHEKSHPKIFREVDETTYFTMEFDNGLIADCGTSVVKGPNYLKVDCREGWYQLKPMQSYSGVTGTTSDGKEFSAIDGMQQTIQMDDDAKAILGKGPALVTGEEGLRDIRIVNAIFAAAQSGKRVTL; from the coding sequence GTGAATACTTTATCCCGCCGACAATTTGTTCAGCTAATGGCAACAGGAGCCGCACTTGGCATTTTACCGAAAGTATATGGCGAAAGTGGCCCGACTAAAAAAATAGGGGTAGCGTTGTTGGGCTTGGGGAATTATAGCGAAAACCTACTGGCACCTGCGTTACAAGCTACCAAATATTGCGAGCTAAGAGGAATTGTCACCGGCAGCCCGGAAAAAATTCCCCGCTGGCAGTCCCGCTACGACATTAAAGATAAAAATGTCTATACCTATGACACTATGGATGAATTGGCGAATAACGATGATATTGACGTCGTTTATGTGGTTACGCCGCCCTCCACCCATAAAGACTTCTCTGTAAAAGCCGCCAATACCGGAAAACATGTTTGGTGCGAAAAGCCAATGGCAATGGATGAAGCGGAGTGCCAGGCGATTATTGATGCTTGCAACAAAAACAACGTGAAATTGGCAATTGGTTACCGCATGCAGCACGAGCCTAACACGCGGCGCTTTGCGCAATACGCTAAAAGCATGCCTTACGGCCCCTTTGAAAGTGTAAGTAGCTTTGCCGGGCACGGTGGAAATGGTTTACCAGCGGACAACTGGCGTATGCAAAAAGAAATGGGAGGCGGAGCACTTTATGATATGGGCGTTTACGCCATAAACGGTGCGCGTTTTCTGACTAAAATGGAGCCTGTGGCAGTGACCGGACGCCACGAAAAGAGCCATCCCAAAATATTTCGTGAAGTGGATGAAACCACCTATTTTACCATGGAATTCGATAATGGCTTGATAGCCGACTGTGGTACCAGCGTTGTTAAAGGCCCGAATTATTTGAAGGTTGACTGCCGAGAAGGCTGGTATCAGCTAAAACCCATGCAGTCTTATTCAGGCGTTACCGGCACCACCAGCGACGGTAAAGAGTTTTCAGCAATTGATGGAATGCAGCAGACTATTCAGATGGATGACGACGCTAAGGCGATTCTGGGTAAGGGGCCGGCGCTGGTAACCGGCGAAGAAGGACTGCGGGATATTCGTATTGTGAACGCGATATTTGCCGCTGCCCAGAGCGGCAAACGCGTTACCTTATAA
- a CDS encoding MFS transporter, translated as MSVTERLSVSFYVFLIGRAVFSAIDAIVVTSIAWHLYESTKDPFDLALVGLFQIAPIYLFFVLTGWVVDHVSRKRILQIGAVVQLAVLIMVALLMQSGDFNKWYLLGLIAGLGSVKAFLSPALQAILPNLVTKSQLSSAIALTSTVWNVSLTGGPFIAGLLIALLNFKIYWVIVALALITSVCFFWLPPIKAANTMKRSASDLWRGFSFLRDNRIVLGSLLLDLLIVLGGSVVALLPIYASDILKIGPEGLGLLRSMPAIGAVLVGIYLTRYKTEFENTGRTLFTALSVFSLSVILFALTDNVWLSCTCLFIYGASDMFSVVIRGAAIHHNTPDELRGRVSALNSIFIASSNQLGDFRAGSVAAVAGPVNAALIGGVTSVAVVVWGYSRFTNLRKLKSSRVE; from the coding sequence ATGTCTGTTACCGAACGCTTAAGCGTTTCTTTTTACGTGTTTTTAATCGGCCGCGCCGTGTTCAGCGCTATTGACGCCATTGTGGTCACCAGCATTGCCTGGCACTTGTATGAAAGCACCAAAGACCCCTTTGATCTGGCTCTGGTGGGTTTATTTCAAATTGCGCCCATTTACCTGTTTTTCGTTTTGACCGGCTGGGTGGTAGACCACGTCTCTCGCAAGCGAATTTTACAGATTGGCGCGGTTGTACAGCTTGCTGTACTTATTATGGTTGCCTTATTAATGCAATCCGGGGATTTCAATAAATGGTATCTGCTGGGGCTAATTGCGGGGCTGGGCTCAGTAAAAGCATTTTTATCACCGGCACTACAAGCCATATTGCCCAATCTTGTCACCAAGTCTCAGCTGAGTTCTGCTATCGCGCTTACCAGCACAGTCTGGAATGTATCGCTAACGGGAGGGCCTTTTATTGCCGGGTTGTTGATAGCGCTGCTTAATTTCAAGATCTACTGGGTAATTGTGGCGTTGGCCCTGATTACATCGGTATGTTTCTTTTGGCTGCCGCCAATTAAAGCCGCCAATACAATGAAACGGTCTGCCAGCGATTTGTGGCGAGGCTTTTCATTTTTACGCGATAACCGTATTGTTCTTGGCAGCTTGCTGCTGGATTTATTAATCGTATTAGGTGGCAGTGTGGTGGCACTGCTTCCCATATATGCTTCTGACATTCTTAAGATCGGGCCAGAAGGGCTGGGGTTATTGCGGTCCATGCCCGCTATTGGCGCGGTGTTAGTGGGAATTTATCTTACCCGCTACAAAACTGAGTTTGAGAATACCGGACGCACATTATTTACCGCTCTTAGCGTATTTTCCCTCTCAGTGATTCTGTTCGCTTTAACCGACAACGTATGGCTTTCATGCACCTGTTTATTTATTTACGGCGCATCGGACATGTTCAGCGTAGTGATCCGTGGCGCCGCCATTCATCACAATACGCCGGATGAACTACGTGGCCGCGTCAGTGCGCTAAATTCAATTTTTATAGCTTCATCCAATCAGCTGGGAGATTTTCGCGCAGGCAGCGTGGCAGCCGTAGCCGGGCCAGTAAACGCAGCGCTTATCGGCGGCGTTACCTCTGTAGCGGTTGTTGTCTGGGGTTACAGCCGGTTTACCAACTTGCGCAAGCTTAAATCTTCAAGGGTAGAATAA
- a CDS encoding glycoside hydrolase family 140 protein: MPGKVKLLVLLSLIGTLLSCATQKDPQALWPNIVVGKNPHYFAKENGQQFFWLADTAWLMFKKLDRKDTLEYLQNRQAKGFNVIQVMLLHSLDVTNFQGDAALIGNNITKPLITKGNNPASATEYDYWDHVEFAIDAAADQGLWVALVPVWGSEITPGKVSKSAITQYATFLAKRFGNKPNIIWMNGGDTLGNENTEIWEAMGSTLNKLDSRHLITFHPRGRHMSSEWFHNRPWLDFNMFQSGHRSYGQDTSWNSFRYGPDNWRYAQKDYARKPLKPTLDGEPSYEDIPYGLHDSSLPRWKSEDVRRYAYWSVFHGAAGFTYGHNSVMQFYQPESGEAPVYGATQSWHEAMDAEGATQMAYLKTLILKHTQSDRRPDPDLVLNQGRRYDYQPALRGKDYALIYTFTGRPVTIDTKEIQSATVQARWFNPRDGKFYPAFAFYNDDNPVFNPPGGVQRGNDWVLVVQLPKKKKLFYP; this comes from the coding sequence ATGCCGGGTAAAGTAAAGCTGCTCGTATTGTTGTCATTAATAGGAACCTTGCTTTCCTGCGCAACGCAAAAAGATCCGCAAGCGCTATGGCCTAACATAGTAGTTGGCAAGAACCCGCATTATTTTGCCAAAGAAAACGGCCAGCAATTTTTCTGGCTGGCAGATACCGCCTGGCTGATGTTTAAAAAACTCGACCGCAAAGATACGCTTGAGTATCTGCAGAACCGCCAGGCAAAGGGCTTTAATGTTATTCAGGTGATGTTGCTGCACAGCTTGGATGTAACCAATTTTCAGGGCGATGCCGCGCTGATCGGCAATAATATTACCAAGCCGTTAATTACCAAAGGGAATAATCCTGCCAGTGCGACAGAGTATGACTACTGGGATCATGTTGAATTCGCTATTGATGCCGCAGCCGATCAAGGGTTGTGGGTGGCGTTGGTGCCGGTATGGGGTTCGGAAATTACACCCGGAAAAGTCAGCAAAAGCGCTATTACTCAGTACGCTACATTTTTAGCCAAACGGTTCGGTAATAAACCCAATATAATTTGGATGAACGGCGGGGATACGCTGGGAAATGAAAATACAGAGATCTGGGAGGCAATGGGTTCTACCTTAAATAAGCTGGACAGCCGTCACCTTATTACATTTCATCCCCGCGGCAGACACATGTCATCAGAATGGTTTCACAATCGCCCGTGGCTGGATTTTAATATGTTCCAGTCCGGGCATCGAAGCTATGGTCAGGATACCAGCTGGAATTCCTTTCGCTACGGCCCCGATAATTGGCGGTATGCCCAAAAAGATTATGCGCGTAAGCCGCTGAAGCCGACGCTGGACGGAGAACCTTCCTACGAAGATATTCCTTACGGGTTACACGATTCGTCGCTGCCTCGCTGGAAGTCTGAGGATGTAAGACGGTATGCTTACTGGTCGGTCTTTCACGGCGCGGCTGGCTTTACATACGGACACAACAGCGTAATGCAGTTTTACCAGCCCGAGTCCGGGGAGGCGCCGGTTTATGGCGCTACGCAAAGTTGGCATGAAGCAATGGATGCGGAAGGTGCAACTCAAATGGCGTATTTGAAAACCCTTATCCTCAAACATACTCAATCTGACCGACGACCCGACCCGGATCTTGTGCTTAACCAAGGGAGAAGGTATGACTATCAGCCTGCGCTACGCGGCAAAGATTATGCGCTGATATACACCTTCACAGGGCGACCCGTTACCATCGATACTAAAGAAATTCAGAGTGCGACGGTACAGGCAAGGTGGTTCAATCCCCGGGATGGCAAATTTTATCCAGCTTTTGCATTTTATAATGACGACAACCCCGTATTTAACCCGCCCGGTGGGGTTCAGCGGGGGAATGATTGGGTGCTGGTTGTTCAGTTACCGAAGAAAAAGAAATTATTCTACCCTTGA
- a CDS encoding M3 family metallopeptidase, translated as MRMTIIASTIATTLALAACSSNSTTSSTSQAQTMQQNQSDNILMRESTLPYHTPDFDKLTTADYEPAFEKGMAENRAEIEKIANNPASATFENTLVAMEKSGEILNRASTVFFGLSSIISDDEYQRIEAEMGPKLSAHFDNIFLNDKLFARVNTIYKNKDSLSQEDQRLVDYYYNNFVRAGANLSDADKTTMRDINEQVTKLQTEFSQNILASFKNDTILVTEKSKLAGLSDADIASLASAAESADKEGYLITLVNTTRQPILTNLTNRELREKIWKKSSNRALDVNGPIILKLTKLRAQKAKLLGYPNWASYVIEDQMAKTPENVFEILDDLAPKAVARAKQEAADIEEVMHADGLKGDVQPWDWAYYAEKVRKAKYDLDESETKPYFELNSVLENGLFFAMEKLYGITFKERKDIPLYVEDSRVFEVFNADGSSIGLFFFDPYAREGKAGGAWMSEFVTQSFMKQNKPVVYNELNIPKPAEGQPTLLTFDEASTLFHEFGHAAHGLFSQVKYQSLAGTSTARDFVEFPSQFNEDWAIEPAVIANYAKHYKTGEQIPQPLLDKLLKAVQFNKGFDTTEYLAAALLDMEWHTISADANISDVEKFEQKALAKHGIDYAPVKPRYKSSYFSHTFAGGYSAGYYAYLWTEVFAADAFAYMQENGGLTRENGEVFRREVLSKGNSEDLMENYIQFRGQKPTVDALLKRRGLTQ; from the coding sequence ATGCGTATGACTATTATTGCCAGTACCATTGCCACTACGCTGGCGCTGGCGGCGTGCTCAAGTAATTCCACCACTTCTTCTACCAGCCAAGCGCAAACGATGCAGCAAAACCAATCTGATAATATTTTAATGCGTGAAAGTACACTGCCGTATCACACGCCTGACTTTGATAAACTAACAACAGCAGATTATGAACCAGCCTTTGAAAAAGGAATGGCAGAAAACCGCGCAGAAATTGAAAAAATAGCTAACAATCCAGCCTCTGCGACCTTTGAAAATACGCTAGTGGCTATGGAGAAAAGCGGCGAAATACTTAACCGTGCTTCAACAGTTTTTTTCGGCCTTTCCAGCATTATTTCCGATGACGAATACCAGCGTATAGAAGCGGAAATGGGGCCAAAACTTTCTGCTCATTTTGATAACATCTTTTTGAACGACAAGCTGTTTGCGCGGGTTAATACCATTTATAAGAATAAAGACAGCTTATCGCAGGAAGATCAACGTCTGGTTGATTATTACTATAATAACTTTGTTCGTGCAGGGGCCAATTTAAGCGACGCCGACAAAACCACAATGCGGGATATCAATGAGCAAGTCACCAAACTGCAAACTGAATTTTCGCAAAATATTCTCGCTTCATTTAAGAATGACACTATTTTAGTGACCGAAAAATCCAAGCTGGCCGGACTATCTGACGCTGATATCGCCAGCCTGGCTTCAGCGGCAGAAAGTGCTGATAAAGAAGGGTATTTGATTACGTTGGTAAATACGACTCGTCAGCCTATCCTTACCAACCTGACAAACCGCGAGTTGCGGGAAAAAATCTGGAAAAAGTCATCAAACCGGGCGCTTGATGTAAACGGCCCCATCATTCTTAAACTGACCAAACTGCGAGCGCAAAAGGCGAAATTGCTCGGGTATCCCAATTGGGCAAGCTATGTAATTGAAGATCAAATGGCCAAAACGCCTGAAAACGTCTTTGAGATTTTGGATGATCTTGCGCCTAAAGCGGTGGCGAGAGCGAAACAGGAAGCGGCTGATATTGAAGAAGTCATGCATGCTGACGGACTTAAAGGTGACGTTCAACCCTGGGATTGGGCTTACTATGCTGAAAAGGTACGCAAAGCGAAATACGATTTGGACGAAAGCGAAACTAAACCTTATTTTGAGTTGAATTCCGTATTGGAAAATGGGTTGTTTTTTGCCATGGAAAAACTTTACGGCATTACATTTAAAGAGCGTAAAGATATTCCGCTATACGTTGAAGACAGTCGGGTATTTGAGGTGTTCAATGCCGACGGCAGCAGTATTGGCTTGTTCTTCTTTGACCCGTATGCCCGTGAAGGCAAAGCTGGCGGTGCCTGGATGAGCGAATTTGTCACCCAGAGCTTTATGAAGCAAAACAAGCCGGTCGTGTATAACGAACTGAATATTCCAAAGCCAGCAGAAGGTCAGCCGACGCTTTTGACATTTGATGAAGCTTCTACCCTGTTCCACGAATTTGGTCATGCGGCTCACGGACTATTTTCGCAAGTGAAATATCAAAGCCTGGCCGGAACTTCAACCGCGCGGGATTTCGTTGAATTTCCTTCGCAGTTCAATGAAGACTGGGCGATTGAACCTGCTGTAATTGCCAACTACGCTAAACATTACAAAACCGGCGAGCAAATTCCTCAACCGTTGTTGGATAAGCTGTTAAAAGCGGTGCAGTTTAATAAAGGGTTCGATACCACAGAATATCTGGCGGCAGCGTTGCTGGACATGGAATGGCACACAATTAGCGCGGATGCCAATATTTCTGATGTGGAAAAGTTTGAACAGAAAGCGCTTGCCAAACACGGTATTGATTATGCGCCAGTGAAGCCACGTTACAAATCTTCGTACTTTAGTCATACATTCGCGGGTGGTTACTCAGCCGGTTACTATGCCTATTTGTGGACGGAAGTTTTTGCCGCAGACGCTTTTGCATATATGCAAGAAAATGGCGGATTAACACGAGAAAATGGTGAGGTTTTCCGTCGTGAAGTGCTTTCAAAAGGAAACAGCGAAGACTTGATGGAGAACTATATACAGTTCCGCGGCCAAAAACCCACTGTCGATGCGCTGCTTAAACGCCGGGGATTAACGCAGTAA
- a CDS encoding phytanoyl-CoA dioxygenase family protein: MEVTVDVEDKASAYSKKAYLLNKLRKVAYRYKLIKRVHQARHILHFGPWRVLPIKLIRLINKPEFQDARASDSLLPEITQDSTQRALVEKLQKDGVAIAGVLPAATVAELTQVTRNLPPYEYQLVHQVCPQINRIVTDEGIKNVVRGYLKSEPVLLAASLFVTHSEDDEKVRSQNKFHFDYAGWESLNVFVYITPVSLQSSYHVAIKGSHKEIGLKDMLVGEITEAEARKRFGDNIENITGPAGTVFFENVEMFHRRHKGNERRILLNLIYASHRNLFSYGRASAQQLAKRDECFHQSSQINFIKSA, translated from the coding sequence ATGGAAGTAACTGTTGACGTTGAAGATAAGGCTTCTGCCTACAGTAAAAAAGCGTACCTGTTAAATAAGCTAAGAAAAGTTGCTTACCGGTACAAGCTTATCAAGAGGGTTCATCAGGCCAGACACATTCTGCACTTCGGGCCCTGGCGAGTTCTTCCTATAAAGTTGATTCGGCTTATCAATAAACCAGAATTTCAAGACGCCAGAGCCAGCGATTCCCTGCTGCCTGAAATTACCCAAGATTCCACCCAACGCGCTCTGGTTGAAAAACTGCAAAAAGACGGTGTTGCTATAGCGGGAGTGCTACCTGCAGCAACAGTGGCTGAACTAACGCAGGTAACGCGCAATTTACCCCCTTATGAATATCAACTAGTGCATCAGGTATGCCCCCAAATTAATCGTATCGTTACTGACGAGGGAATAAAAAATGTGGTTCGCGGGTATCTTAAAAGCGAACCTGTTCTTTTAGCTGCTTCATTATTTGTTACTCATAGCGAAGATGATGAAAAAGTCAGAAGCCAAAATAAATTTCATTTTGATTATGCGGGGTGGGAATCTCTTAATGTGTTTGTTTACATTACCCCAGTCTCCTTACAGTCCTCCTACCATGTGGCAATTAAAGGCAGTCATAAAGAAATAGGTCTAAAAGATATGCTGGTTGGCGAAATTACTGAAGCTGAAGCACGCAAAAGGTTTGGCGATAACATCGAGAACATTACGGGGCCTGCGGGCACAGTGTTTTTTGAAAATGTGGAAATGTTCCATCGTCGCCACAAGGGAAATGAAAGAAGAATCCTGTTAAACCTAATATATGCTTCACACCGTAATTTATTTAGCTATGGCCGTGCGAGTGCTCAGCAATTAGCGAAGCGGGATGAATGTTTTCATCAGTCGTCGCAGATAAACTTCATAAAAAGTGCTTAG
- a CDS encoding cytochrome c3 family protein: MALATADSVFVGQQQCSGCHSQQHEAWQQSDHHQSMLPATKAAIKGNFDNVTFSAGLRTSRFFVDEGRYFIEITQQDKKPETYPVRYTFGFFPLQQYLLQAEKGRLQAFDVAWDSRPAEQGGQRWFQLQTEAVTNPDHPFHWKGYYQNWNSRCASCHSTNLTKGFDPQTLSFNTQFSDVNVACETCHGPGNTHVELVNSGSYTKVKTGLLPLPEQVDFVFNGKDPIARPASPPTDSSLALETCGACHSRRAELAEPKNTVPYHQQFQLSEVEEPLYFSDGQIRDEVFVLGSFLQSKMAQQGVTCTHCHDAHTGKTLLPGAQVCATCHQADVFAAPTHTNGHKDADCLSCHMPEQMFMKVDARRDHRFHRPSAKSENSDSPCRVCHAEESDGWFKKALEEWPKREGAAEDTYGNWANINQQLAQFNAEAISAANRLLLTGELPGLLQVALLDKMAPMQNPKFLQLIQQALSSDDPILRRAVAENLDAVAESARAGFVEKLAQDPAASVRIALANSLLAMPAQAREFSITEAIFAELEASLKSSLDHPGPNLGMAQLSLYQGDNESAESFYERALAIDSSHTPTLLNYAEYWRQNGAEKNATALLKRALEYDPDDASVQFAYGLALVRGKQLAQALTYLQQAQESQQSTPRFGFVYAVALWQKNRQDQAISVLQTTNGRWPGQYDIQITWAKYAYQHGDSAAVRHALTALKDNYADDPVVKQIAQLSGVALSEL, translated from the coding sequence GTGGCTTTGGCCACAGCCGATAGCGTGTTTGTTGGTCAGCAGCAGTGTTCCGGTTGCCACTCACAACAACATGAAGCATGGCAGCAATCTGACCATCATCAAAGTATGCTGCCGGCGACAAAAGCGGCGATTAAAGGCAATTTTGATAACGTAACTTTTTCCGCTGGCCTCCGAACCTCAAGGTTTTTTGTCGATGAGGGGCGGTATTTTATTGAAATAACGCAACAGGACAAGAAGCCAGAGACTTACCCGGTGCGTTACACTTTTGGATTCTTCCCGCTGCAACAGTATTTGCTGCAGGCAGAAAAAGGTCGCTTGCAGGCTTTTGATGTGGCGTGGGATAGCCGCCCGGCGGAGCAGGGAGGACAACGGTGGTTTCAACTGCAAACCGAGGCGGTGACAAACCCTGATCATCCATTCCACTGGAAGGGCTACTATCAGAACTGGAACAGCCGTTGCGCATCTTGTCATTCAACCAATTTAACGAAAGGCTTCGATCCGCAAACACTGTCTTTTAATACGCAATTTTCCGATGTCAATGTCGCCTGCGAAACCTGTCATGGCCCAGGTAACACACACGTGGAGCTGGTTAATAGCGGAAGTTACACGAAAGTAAAAACCGGTTTGCTGCCGCTACCAGAGCAGGTGGATTTTGTCTTTAACGGTAAGGATCCCATTGCCCGACCGGCTTCTCCTCCTACGGATTCATCGCTGGCGTTAGAGACTTGCGGCGCTTGCCATTCAAGGCGAGCGGAACTGGCCGAGCCCAAAAATACTGTACCTTATCATCAACAATTTCAGCTTAGCGAAGTAGAGGAGCCGCTGTATTTTTCTGATGGCCAGATTCGCGATGAAGTGTTTGTTTTAGGGTCGTTCTTACAAAGTAAGATGGCTCAGCAGGGGGTAACCTGTACTCATTGCCATGACGCACACACCGGTAAAACCCTGTTACCGGGCGCGCAAGTCTGTGCTACCTGTCATCAAGCGGACGTATTTGCTGCTCCCACGCATACTAATGGTCATAAAGATGCTGATTGCCTGTCTTGTCATATGCCAGAACAGATGTTTATGAAGGTGGATGCGCGCCGGGATCACCGGTTTCATCGTCCTTCTGCGAAAAGTGAAAACAGTGATTCTCCTTGTAGAGTCTGTCATGCTGAAGAGTCTGACGGGTGGTTTAAAAAAGCCCTTGAAGAATGGCCGAAAAGAGAAGGCGCCGCAGAAGATACTTACGGCAACTGGGCGAATATCAATCAGCAGTTAGCCCAGTTTAACGCCGAGGCGATTTCTGCTGCGAACAGGTTGTTGTTAACAGGTGAGCTTCCCGGGCTCTTGCAGGTTGCTCTGCTAGATAAAATGGCGCCCATGCAGAACCCGAAATTTCTGCAGTTAATACAACAGGCGCTTTCGTCAGACGACCCCATATTACGCCGGGCAGTAGCGGAAAATCTTGATGCAGTTGCAGAAAGTGCGCGGGCAGGCTTTGTGGAAAAGCTGGCGCAGGACCCTGCCGCCTCGGTCAGAATTGCGCTAGCGAACAGCTTGCTTGCTATGCCCGCGCAGGCAAGAGAGTTTAGCATCACCGAGGCAATATTTGCCGAACTGGAAGCATCTTTGAAATCCAGCCTGGATCACCCTGGCCCGAATCTGGGAATGGCGCAACTTTCGCTCTATCAAGGCGATAACGAAAGCGCAGAATCCTTTTATGAAAGGGCATTAGCGATTGACTCCAGTCATACGCCTACGCTACTCAACTATGCCGAATATTGGCGCCAGAACGGCGCTGAGAAAAACGCCACGGCACTTTTAAAACGCGCCCTTGAATATGACCCTGATGACGCCAGCGTCCAGTTTGCTTATGGGCTAGCGCTAGTACGCGGTAAGCAACTTGCGCAGGCGCTTACTTACTTACAGCAGGCGCAGGAAAGCCAGCAAAGTACCCCGAGGTTTGGCTTTGTTTATGCTGTAGCGCTGTGGCAGAAAAACCGGCAGGATCAGGCTATATCGGTTCTGCAAACCACTAACGGTCGGTGGCCTGGGCAGTATGATATTCAAATTACCTGGGCAAAATACGCATATCAGCATGGCGATAGCGCAGCGGTCCGACACGCGTTAACCGCACTTAAGGATAACTACGCTGATGATCCGGTGGTAAAGCAAATAGCGCAATTATCTGGTGTGGCGCTGTCAGAACTTTAG